The genomic interval CAGTTGCAGGGCCTGGGTGATCTGCAGCATGGCCACGCCGATGATGCTCAGCACATAGCCGTCGAGGAACGGGCCACCGGCGGAATAGACCGTCAGTTTGCGGTGGAACGCATTGAGTGGCGCATCTTCGACGGAGCGTTTCGGGACAGACATTGGACTTACCTCTTGTTGTTATTTGACGCACTTGCGTGGCGGCACTATGGCACCGGGTTGCAGGGGTTCCCTATAACGATTCGGACGGGTCGTGGGATGGCATTGCGAAGTGTGAATGGCACTGTAGAAGCAGCCTTGTGCTGCGAAGAGGCCGGCGACATCAGCCAAGATTTACGGCGTTGTCACCGGCCTCTTCGCAGATCAAGGCTGCGCCTACCGCGACCGAGTCAATAGCGCATCCAGCACCACTTCGCAGGCCGCGCCCCAGCTGGCACTTACCGGTTGATGCATCAACACGGCCAGCCCATCGGCGGTAAAGGTGCCCGGCGTGGCAATCGCTTGCCCCAGGGCCTTGAGCGTGTGTTCGGGTTGGCGCTGGGCACTGCTCACACAGTCGTGCAGGTTGCCCAGTACCAAAGCGCGTGCGTCGGTTGCGGGCAAGCCTTTGTCAGTCAGCCACTGCTGCAGGTCGTGCAAAAGGAAGTAGAACCAGCCATTCATGCACGCGGCCACCGTGGCCAGCTCGAACGCCGCTTCATCCTGCAATACCACCAGGTTGCCCAGCCCGGCCAGGCATCGCTCAGCGGGGGGATCCGGGGGGTAGACCACTACTGTGGACTGGTTGTGTTGCGCGGCATAAGACAGCATCACGCGCACGCAGTGAGCGGCGGGGAAGGCGGCTTGCAGCTGTTGCAGGTTCACACCTGCTGCGAACGACAGCAGGCGTTGTCCGGGGTGCAGGTGTACCTCGCCGGCCAGGTGTGCCAGTGATTCCGGGCGCACGCCCAGCATCAGCACCTCGGCCTGGTCGACTACCGCCTGATTGCTCGGCAGTACCTGGCAACCGTGTGCGTGGGTCAGTGTTTCGGCGCGCTGGGCGTTGCGTGGCGACAGCAGGATCGCGCCGTCGAAACCACCGCGGCGCAGGCCGATAACGACTTTTTCGGTCAGCTCGCCGACCCCGAGGATGCCCAGGCTATGCATGATGCCTCCTTGTCAGCTTTCCAGGCCGGCGCGGCGCTGGCCCCAGTGCAGGTTCAGGTTGACGCCCAGGCTCAGCAGCGGCTCCGGCGGGTTGCGGTTGGGCCCGGCCGCGCCCAGCAGGAAGTCGATCAGCTCGTCACGCTCGCCACTCAGCCAGTCGGCCAACAGGGTCCCGGTGGCGGTGCCCCGTGTAATTCCCAGGCCGTTGCAGCACAGCGCCGCATGGACATTGGGTGCCAGCGTGCCGAAGTGCGATTGGTGGTTGCGCGACAGGCACATCGAACCGCCCCAGGTGAATTCGAACGGTGTACCCGCAAGCATCGGGAAGCGCCGCTCGAACGACGCCCGGTGCTGTCGTCCGGCCCGTTGCAGGTGGCGCTGGTTGGCGCGCCCATCGGCGTTGAAACTGAAG from Pseudomonas kermanshahensis carries:
- a CDS encoding NAD(P)-binding domain-containing protein encodes the protein MHSLGILGVGELTEKVVIGLRRGGFDGAILLSPRNAQRAETLTHAHGCQVLPSNQAVVDQAEVLMLGVRPESLAHLAGEVHLHPGQRLLSFAAGVNLQQLQAAFPAAHCVRVMLSYAAQHNQSTVVVYPPDPPAERCLAGLGNLVVLQDEAAFELATVAACMNGWFYFLLHDLQQWLTDKGLPATDARALVLGNLHDCVSSAQRQPEHTLKALGQAIATPGTFTADGLAVLMHQPVSASWGAACEVVLDALLTRSR